Within the Metasolibacillus fluoroglycofenilyticus genome, the region AGTCCTCTTCCAACTGCACCAAACCCGCACTGACAGATGCGACTTTTTCATCCACATATTCACGACTAGCAATAATAATTGTTGGGTCAATTGATAGCTCAACAGCGTCAGCGTTATTTGTTTCAATCACGAATTGAATTAATGTTTCTTCTGCTACGCCCTCGCTTAACTGTGGTTTGTATTTTTCTGGGTATTGCCCTACTGCGATTAGTTGATTTTGGTCGTCAAATACAGCAATTTCGCGGATTGTGAAGCCGCCTGCTGTAGTGGGAATAAGGCCCTCAATGATAATGCGATTGTCGTTTGCTGGGTCGATTGTTACATTCGACACTGGTCCGCGCCATACTTCGTTGACAAGTGCGCTTTGATTTGCAGTTGGAATGTAGTAGGAACCATTTCCGTCTCCGAGTGCGATATGCTCTAATCCGACCTTTTGTTGTGTTACTTGGGCATTGGCGATTTGCGCTAAGCCGATATTTGTTATAATTGTGCCGTATTGTGTCACAATATCACTCCTTCCATTACATAGGTGTTATTGTTATTTTTGCAGCGGTTTTAACACCAACAAGATGATTGCTGGATGTGCGCTGTTCAATGTCGTCAATGTTCATTGGATGCAAAGTAATTTCCGAGCCACTCATCAGAAAGCTCGGAACATATAATTTGGTCGTTAATCGCCTTGCAATTCTTAAGGCGATATTCATTGGTATAATGCGATCAAGTGTGTAGTCAATTTCCTTATCAACCGATGCATTTGAGGCATCAAATATAAATAATGCCTCGCAGTCCTCTACACTTAACTGTTCTTCCCAATTACCTTCCCCTACCAATTCATTGATAATTTCACGCACTTTACGTTGGGTAATTGGCAAGCGAGTAGATTGTCGTACAATTAACCGCCTGCGGCGAAAATCTAACGATTCAGTTGCTTGGTCAGCTCGAATATTATAGCTCCGCTCTCTTGCACGAATCGTTTTTTCACTAGCAGTCATAATAAACTGCTCATCCTCCACCTTTTTTCGGGCGTTCTCTAGTGCATCCCATTCAGTAGCAACAGTACTTGATAGCTCTTCCATTTCCTTAATGCCAGCATAAATCGGCGGCAAGTTTTGCATGATTCGATTACTCATACAATGTCACCGTCCCTAATATCGGAATTTGATTGGCTGTTAATAGCAAATTACTATTAACGCTATTAATGGTTGATTCTAATACATCGTTTATGCCTGTAACCTCGAGTGCTCTCGATTCGATTTGTAATTGGCGTATAATTAAAAATTCACTGTTTTCCCACGCTTTACGCTGTTCCAATAAATAGGCTTCGACAATCTCCTCAATTTCAAGCTGTACTTGTCCAATTGTTACACCGCTTAATACAAGCTTCATCGTAATATTAACTGGCACA harbors:
- a CDS encoding putative phage tail protein; this translates as MSNRIMQNLPPIYAGIKEMEELSSTVATEWDALENARKKVEDEQFIMTASEKTIRARERSYNIRADQATESLDFRRRRLIVRQSTRLPITQRKVREIINELVGEGNWEEQLSVEDCEALFIFDASNASVDKEIDYTLDRIIPMNIALRIARRLTTKLYVPSFLMSGSEITLHPMNIDDIEQRTSSNHLVGVKTAAKITITPM